A single region of the Enterococcus mundtii genome encodes:
- a CDS encoding GNAT family N-acetyltransferase produces the protein MANDVELTLKEAEKSDAEGLLVMLRQARQETDYFVVEERSLNKSKEVLATELSRIKESAEHLLFLACVKKQVVGVVSVAPKPDLPRHGEIGISILKEYWGMGLGKILLEEAIIWATENARFSTLVLDVLAGNQRAINLYQKMGFQEETQSVDSSRRQGQSLAIIKMKRTIEHKIN, from the coding sequence ATGGCTAATGATGTTGAACTGACGTTAAAAGAAGCGGAGAAATCAGATGCTGAAGGATTGTTAGTGATGCTACGCCAAGCGAGACAAGAAACGGATTATTTTGTTGTTGAGGAGCGTTCACTCAATAAAAGTAAAGAGGTACTTGCAACTGAATTGTCTCGAATAAAAGAAAGTGCAGAACATTTATTATTTTTAGCCTGTGTCAAAAAACAGGTGGTAGGTGTTGTTTCTGTTGCTCCCAAACCTGACTTGCCCCGTCATGGCGAAATAGGGATCAGTATCTTGAAAGAATATTGGGGAATGGGGTTAGGTAAGATTCTTTTAGAGGAGGCAATCATTTGGGCTACAGAAAATGCGCGATTTAGTACGTTGGTTCTTGACGTATTGGCGGGCAATCAACGAGCCATAAATCTTTATCAAAAAATGGGGTTTCAAGAGGAAACCCAAAGTGTTGACTCTTCGAGAAGACAAGGTCAATCATTGGCGATAATCAAGATGAAACGAACGATCGAGCATAAAATAAACTGA
- the tsaE gene encoding tRNA (adenosine(37)-N6)-threonylcarbamoyltransferase complex ATPase subunit type 1 TsaE has product MIELTSVAMTDQLAEIIGKVAHPGDNLVLTGDLGAGKTTLTKGIAKGLGIVQMIKSPTYTIIREYTQGKMPLYHMDIYRVAASGADLGLDEYFEGDGLSVIEWGNLLEDALPEDYLELIIEKSDTELEKRYVKFQSYGPNSQEFEKRIYEAWANSHG; this is encoded by the coding sequence ATGATTGAATTAACAAGTGTGGCGATGACAGACCAATTAGCAGAAATCATTGGAAAAGTCGCTCATCCGGGAGATAATCTAGTGTTAACTGGCGATCTAGGTGCTGGTAAAACGACTTTGACAAAAGGAATTGCAAAAGGATTAGGCATCGTTCAAATGATCAAGAGTCCGACCTATACGATCATTCGGGAATATACACAAGGAAAAATGCCTTTGTACCATATGGATATCTATCGTGTCGCTGCTAGCGGTGCTGATTTGGGATTAGATGAATATTTTGAAGGTGATGGACTTTCAGTCATTGAGTGGGGAAATCTATTAGAAGATGCTTTACCTGAAGATTATTTGGAACTGATTATTGAGAAAAGTGATACAGAATTAGAAAAAAGATATGTGAAATTCCAATCATACGGACCGAATAGTCAAGAGTTTGAAAAACGTATCTATGAAGCATGGGCGAATTCTCATGGCTAA
- the pta gene encoding phosphate acetyltransferase, with protein sequence MELFDSLRFKIVRRGIKIVFPEATDARILGAAARLKAEELVEPILIGSKEEIEAAANARGIQTSNFTIINPNDYEKWDEMVEAFVERRNGKATKEQAEKILKDVNYFGTMLTYMGIADGMVSGAIHSTGDTVRPALQIIKTKPGVSRTSGAMIMVRGRDQEKYVFSDCAINVNPNAQELAEIAVESAKTAELFDIDPKIALMSFSTKGSAAAPEVDKVVEATRIAKELAPQYTIDGELQFDASYVPAVAQLKAPDSKVAGQATVFVFPELQSGNIGYKIAQRFGNFEAIGPILQGLNKPVSDLSRGANEEDVYKLAIITGAQTLLD encoded by the coding sequence GTGGAATTGTTTGATAGTTTAAGATTTAAAATTGTACGTCGCGGCATCAAAATCGTGTTTCCAGAAGCAACGGATGCAAGAATTTTAGGAGCAGCAGCACGTTTAAAAGCAGAAGAATTAGTTGAACCGATTTTGATCGGCAGCAAAGAAGAAATTGAAGCAGCAGCAAATGCACGTGGTATCCAAACATCTAACTTCACGATCATCAATCCAAATGATTATGAAAAATGGGATGAAATGGTCGAAGCTTTTGTTGAACGCCGTAATGGAAAAGCAACAAAAGAACAAGCAGAAAAAATCTTAAAAGATGTCAATTACTTTGGAACAATGCTTACATATATGGGCATTGCTGATGGTATGGTTTCTGGAGCGATCCATTCAACCGGAGATACAGTACGTCCAGCACTACAAATCATCAAAACAAAACCAGGTGTAAGTCGTACAAGTGGTGCTATGATCATGGTTCGCGGTAGAGATCAAGAAAAGTATGTCTTTTCTGACTGTGCGATCAACGTGAATCCAAACGCACAAGAATTAGCTGAAATTGCTGTGGAATCAGCAAAAACAGCTGAACTATTCGATATCGATCCAAAAATCGCATTGATGAGCTTTTCAACAAAAGGTTCTGCAGCAGCTCCTGAAGTAGATAAAGTGGTTGAAGCAACAAGAATCGCGAAAGAATTAGCGCCTCAATATACGATCGATGGCGAATTACAATTTGATGCTTCTTACGTTCCAGCAGTCGCTCAATTAAAAGCCCCTGATTCTAAAGTGGCAGGTCAAGCAACAGTCTTTGTCTTCCCTGAATTACAATCAGGAAACATTGGCTACAAGATCGCTCAACGTTTTGGTAACTTTGAAGCAATCGGACCAATCTTACAAGGATTGAACAAACCAGTAAGTGACCTTTCTCGTGGTGCTAATGAAGAAGATGTCTACAAATTAGCAATCATTACAGGTGCACAAACATTATTAGATTAA
- a CDS encoding uracil-DNA glycosylase, translating to MKKIIHNSWQEVLADEFEKDYYQQLRIFLKNEYATQKIHPDMYHVYEALELTPYEEVKVVILGQDPYHGVNQAHGLSFSVQPGVKTPPSLVNIYKELKNDLGIEPVSHGNLVTWAKQGVLLLNTVLTVREGQAYSHRGKGWEQLTDAIIEKLNERDKPIVFILWGKPAQEKMKMIDKSRHIIITAPHPSPLSAHRGFFGSKPFSKTNDALLALGETPIDWQLPKTV from the coding sequence TTGAAGAAAATCATCCACAATAGTTGGCAAGAAGTATTAGCTGATGAATTTGAAAAAGATTACTATCAGCAGTTGAGAATATTTTTAAAAAATGAGTACGCAACTCAAAAAATCCATCCGGATATGTATCATGTTTATGAAGCGTTAGAGCTGACTCCCTATGAAGAAGTCAAAGTCGTGATTCTAGGACAAGACCCTTATCATGGAGTAAATCAAGCGCATGGTCTTTCTTTTTCCGTACAACCAGGAGTAAAAACACCACCGTCTCTGGTCAATATCTACAAGGAATTGAAGAATGACTTAGGGATCGAACCAGTTTCTCATGGGAATTTAGTGACTTGGGCCAAACAAGGTGTGCTGCTGTTGAATACTGTACTAACTGTCAGAGAAGGGCAAGCTTATTCTCATCGCGGAAAAGGCTGGGAACAATTGACGGATGCGATCATTGAAAAGCTGAATGAACGAGACAAACCGATCGTATTTATTCTTTGGGGGAAACCTGCACAAGAAAAAATGAAAATGATCGATAAAAGTCGACACATTATAATAACAGCCCCACATCCAAGCCCATTATCGGCGCATCGTGGCTTTTTTGGTTCAAAACCATTTTCAAAAACGAATGATGCGTTGCTTGCTCTGGGTGAAACACCGATTGATTGGCAACTGCCTAAAACAGTGTAA